The proteins below come from a single Ictalurus furcatus strain D&B chromosome 15, Billie_1.0, whole genome shotgun sequence genomic window:
- the asb14b gene encoding dynein axonemal heavy chain 12 codes for MEGLYDDEEWDEDEATQYMIEQSLLEYSMCRDETPSDPTLEYIDHEEIFTAICAGNEDALQMLVKHKAAMSMADKRGWIPLHQAAVQQKKSILEITFSASPRGSSESRTLKGETPLFLAVVNGLRENATFLLQNGCNPDCQNEDEDSALVAAIKNNQYDLASLLLRYNATVDQKGSLQRTALHEASLLGLEDCVYQLLQAGANPDACDATEHTPLGLAAQAGHLNVVEILLQKGASIRSKLHSVESVSVLFEAAASGNPDIISLLLEYGADPNTPTHTGHLPIHHAAYRGHLLALEQLIPVTTKEAIKESGMSPLHSAAAGGHTQCLELLLNAGFDPNFMLHPRVRRNYEDERRSALFFAVSNSDVQSTRLLLKAGAMSNQDPVKCLQVAMHLGNYELINTLLRYGANVNYYSRVNTTHFPSALQYALKDEVMLRMLLNHGYDVQRCFDCPYGQGSHVPVDYEGWSVSVIRDVVFCEVITVSWLKDFTGQVVRILLDYVDHVSFCSKLKSILAEQKQWPEICKIQENTRSLKHLCRLKIRECLGRLRLRAPVFISFLPLPNTLKDYIRFKEYDIYSKGSMAELE; via the exons ATGGAAGGCCTGTATGATGATGAGGAGTGGGATGAAGATGAAGCAACACAATACATGATTGAGCAGAGTCTGTTGGAATATAGCATGTGCAGAGATGAAACTCCAAG TGATCCTACACTAGAATACATTGATCATGAAGAAATTTTTACAGCCATATGTGCAG GAAATGAGGATGCCTTGCAGATGCTTGTGAAGCACAAGGCAGCCATGTCCATGGCAGACAAAAGGGGATGGATCCCTCTACATCAAGCAGCAGTACAGCAGAAAAAGAGCATTTTGGAGATCACTTTTTCAG CATCTCCTCGGGGGTCGAGTGAGTCCCGCACGCTGAAAGGAGAGACTCCTCTGTTTCTTGCCGTTGTGAATGGTCTCAGAGAGAATGCTACATTCCTGCTCCAGAATGGCTGCAACCCTGACTGTCAGAATGAGGATGAGGACTCTGCATTAGTTGCAG CTATAAAGAATAATCAATACGACTTGGCCTCTCTTCTTCTACGTTATAATGCTACAGTGGACCAAAAAGGCAGCCTCCAGAGAACTGCTCTGCATGAAGCATCTCTGTTGGGCCTAGAGGACTGTGTGTACCAGCTTCTCCAGGCTGGTGCCAACCCAGATGCCTGTGATGCCACTGAACATACACCTTTAGGACTCGCAGCCCAAGCTGGGCATTTGAATGTTGTGGAAATCCTACTACAGAAag GGGCCAGCATACGGTCAAAGCTTCACTCTGTAGAGTCTGTATCAGTGCTGTTTGAGGCAGCAGCATCTGGAAACCCTGATATAATCTCGCTGCTTTTGGAGTACGGAGCTGACCCcaacactcccacacacacaggccatcTGCCCATTCACCATGCTGCTTATCGAGGCCATCTGCT AGCACTGGAACAGCTGATCCCAGTGACTACAAAAGAGGCCATTAAGGAGAGTGGCATGAGCCCATTACATTCAGCCGCTGCAGGTGGACACACTCAATGTCTTGAGCTGCTCTTGAATGCTGGGTTTGACCCCAACTTCATGCTCCATCCGCGGGTGCGCAGAAACTACGAGGATGAGCGCAGATCAGcacttttttttgctgtgtcaAACAGCGACGTGCAGTCAACGAGATTACTGCTGAAGGCTGGTGCTATGTCAAACCAGGACCCTGTTAAATGTCTGCAAGTAGCCATGCACCTGGGCAACTACGAATTGATCAACACGCTGCTGCGCTATGGCGCGAATGTGAACTACTACTCGCGTGTAAATACGACACACTTCCCCTCGGCCCTGCAATATGCACTGAAAGACGAGGTGATGCTCCGGATGCTGCTAAACCATGGCTATGATGTACAGCGCTGTTTTGACTGTCCCTATGGCCAGGGATCTCACGTCCCTGTGGACTACGAGGGCTGGAGCGTCTCTGTGATAAGAGATGTAGTG TTCTGTGAAGTGATAACAGTGTCCTGGCTCAAAGACTTTACAGGCCAGGTGGTAAGAATCTTGCTGGATTATGTCGACCATGTCAGCTTCTGCTCCAAACTGAAGAGCATCCTGGCAGAACAGAAACAGTGGCCAGAAATATGCAAGATTCAAG AAAACACTCGAAGCCTGAAGCATTTATGCCGTCTTAAGATCCGTGAGTGCCTTGGTCGTCTGCGCCTTCGGGCTCCAGTTTTTATCAGCTTTTTACCTCTGCCAAACACTCTGAAGGACTATATCCGGTTCAAAGAGTATGATATTTACAGCAAAGGAAGCATGGCAGAACTTGAATAA